One Mycobacterium marseillense DNA window includes the following coding sequences:
- a CDS encoding nuclear transport factor 2 family protein has product MTLAADERMALSDVVHRYAAHVDDREFAAVADLFTVEAELVVPAPPADLLPIHAHRGREAIAGAVAAVAAVARTEHAIVGEVYEAAGRPGAARGRVACVAHHWNQRGDEVVDVVWHLRYDDAYELTAAGWRIGRRALTVNAIETRPVRRLLPRDTA; this is encoded by the coding sequence ATGACGCTTGCCGCCGACGAGCGAATGGCGCTCAGTGACGTGGTCCACCGGTACGCCGCCCACGTCGACGACCGTGAATTCGCCGCCGTCGCAGACCTTTTCACGGTTGAGGCTGAGTTGGTCGTGCCCGCGCCGCCGGCCGATCTGTTGCCGATCCATGCGCATCGCGGCCGGGAAGCCATCGCGGGCGCCGTCGCCGCCGTCGCGGCGGTCGCGCGCACCGAGCACGCGATCGTCGGCGAGGTGTACGAGGCGGCCGGACGGCCCGGCGCCGCGCGGGGGCGCGTCGCGTGCGTCGCCCACCACTGGAACCAGCGGGGCGACGAAGTGGTGGACGTGGTGTGGCATCTGCGCTACGACGACGCCTACGAGCTGACGGCCGCGGGTTGGCGGATCGGGCGCCGGGCGTTGACGGTCAATGCCATCGAGACGCGCCCGGTGCGCCGGCTGTTACCGCGCGACACCGCCTAG
- the malQ gene encoding 4-alpha-glucanotransferase, whose amino-acid sequence MTELAPSLIELARRYGIATDYEDWSGARVRVPEATLKAVLAALGVAADDEQERNVALTAKRRSHWARRLPATIVGRTGEQIRFWAHVTHGDPAEVWLELEDGTVRGDVAQVDNFTPPFDLDGRWVGEASFLLPTDLPLGYHRVHLRSGDSETSTALIVTPNWLGLPERLGNRRAWGLATQLYSVRSRQSWGVGDLTDLTDLAVWSASRHGADYLLVNPLHAAAPPGPKGRMEPSPYLPTSRRFVNPIYLRVEAIPEFADLNKRSRVRRLRSDVQQRAGRVDAIDRDSSWAAKRVALKLLHEEPRSAGRELSYAAFRGREGRALDDFATWCALAERYGDDWHAWPESLQHPDASGVADFVEKHSDTVDFHRWLQWQLDEQLAAGQSQATRAGMSLGIMHDLAVGVHPNGADAWALQDVMALGVTAGAPPDEFNQLGQDWSQPPWRPDRLDEHEYRPFRALIRAVLRHAGGVRIDHIIGLFRLWWIPRGAAPTEGTYVRYDHEAMIGIVALEAHRAGAVVVGEDLGTVEPWVRDYLLLRGLLGTSILWFELDRDGNGGPLPGERWREYCLSSVTTHDLPPTAGYLAGDHVRLRDSLGLLTRPAAEELEADRADLAAWLAELCRVGLLEDGVDDPEQVILALYRYLGRTPSRLLGVALTDAVGDRRTQNQPGTTDEYPNWRVPLTGPDGRDVLLEDVFADPRAATLAEAVRGAIAPVAAESTQSPQTATR is encoded by the coding sequence ATGACCGAACTCGCGCCGTCGCTGATCGAACTCGCCCGGAGGTACGGCATCGCGACGGACTACGAGGACTGGAGCGGGGCTCGGGTGCGGGTTCCCGAGGCGACGCTCAAGGCCGTGCTGGCCGCACTCGGGGTCGCGGCCGACGACGAACAGGAACGCAACGTCGCGCTCACCGCCAAGCGGCGGTCGCACTGGGCGCGGCGGCTGCCGGCGACCATCGTCGGACGCACCGGCGAACAGATCCGGTTCTGGGCCCACGTCACCCATGGCGATCCCGCCGAGGTGTGGCTGGAGCTCGAGGACGGCACGGTGCGCGGTGACGTCGCGCAGGTCGACAACTTCACCCCGCCGTTCGACCTGGACGGGCGCTGGGTCGGCGAGGCCAGCTTTCTGCTGCCCACCGACCTGCCGCTGGGGTATCACCGGGTGCACCTGCGTTCCGGTGACTCCGAGACCAGCACCGCGCTGATCGTGACACCAAATTGGCTCGGGCTGCCGGAGCGGCTGGGCAATCGCCGCGCCTGGGGCCTGGCCACTCAGCTCTACAGCGTGCGGTCCCGGCAGTCCTGGGGCGTCGGGGATCTCACCGATCTGACCGACCTCGCGGTGTGGTCGGCGTCGCGCCACGGCGCCGATTACCTGTTGGTCAATCCGCTGCACGCGGCGGCGCCGCCGGGACCGAAGGGCCGGATGGAGCCGTCGCCGTACCTGCCGACGTCGCGTCGCTTCGTCAACCCGATTTATCTTCGCGTCGAGGCGATCCCGGAATTCGCCGACCTGAACAAGCGCAGCCGGGTCCGCCGGCTGCGCTCGGACGTCCAGCAGCGCGCCGGGCGTGTCGACGCCATCGACCGCGACAGTTCGTGGGCTGCCAAACGGGTCGCCCTGAAGCTGCTGCACGAGGAACCGCGATCGGCGGGCCGGGAGCTGTCCTATGCGGCGTTCCGCGGCCGGGAGGGTCGCGCGCTCGACGACTTCGCCACCTGGTGCGCGCTGGCCGAAAGGTACGGCGACGACTGGCATGCCTGGCCCGAATCGCTGCAGCACCCCGACGCGTCCGGGGTCGCGGACTTCGTCGAAAAGCATTCCGACACAGTCGATTTCCACCGCTGGCTGCAGTGGCAACTCGACGAGCAGCTCGCGGCGGGGCAGTCGCAGGCGACCCGGGCCGGGATGTCGCTGGGCATCATGCACGATCTGGCCGTCGGTGTGCATCCCAACGGCGCCGACGCCTGGGCGCTGCAGGATGTGATGGCGCTGGGCGTGACGGCCGGCGCGCCGCCGGACGAGTTCAACCAGCTCGGCCAGGATTGGTCGCAGCCGCCGTGGCGGCCCGACCGGTTGGACGAGCATGAGTACCGGCCGTTTCGCGCGTTGATCCGCGCGGTGCTGCGGCACGCCGGCGGGGTGCGCATCGATCACATCATCGGGTTGTTCCGGCTCTGGTGGATCCCGCGGGGCGCAGCCCCCACCGAGGGCACCTACGTGCGCTACGACCACGAAGCCATGATCGGCATCGTCGCGCTGGAGGCACATCGGGCCGGCGCGGTGGTGGTGGGCGAGGATCTCGGCACGGTCGAACCGTGGGTACGCGACTACCTGTTGCTTCGGGGTCTGCTGGGCACCTCGATCCTGTGGTTCGAGCTGGATCGCGACGGGAACGGCGGCCCGCTGCCCGGCGAGCGCTGGCGGGAGTACTGCCTGTCCTCGGTCACCACCCACGACTTGCCGCCGACCGCCGGGTACCTGGCGGGCGACCATGTGCGGCTGCGCGATTCGCTGGGATTGCTGACCCGGCCGGCCGCCGAGGAACTCGAGGCCGACCGGGCCGACCTGGCGGCGTGGCTGGCCGAGTTGTGCCGGGTGGGACTGCTCGAGGACGGCGTAGACGACCCCGAACAGGTCATCTTGGCGCTGTATAGGTATTTGGGCAGGACGCCGTCGCGGCTGCTGGGGGTGGCGCTGACCGACGCCGTCGGTGACCGCCGCACCCAGAACCAACCCGGCACCACGGACGAATACCCCAACTGGCGGGTCCCGCTGACCGGCCCGGACGGGCGCGATGTGCTGCTCGAAGACGTGTTCGCCGATCCCCGGGCCGCGACGCTGGCCGAGGCGGTGCGCGGCGCGATCGCCCCCGTCGCGGCGGAAAGCACGCAAAGCCCGCAAACCGCGACCCGCTGA
- the eccB gene encoding type VII secretion protein EccB, with protein MAEESRGQRGSGYGLGLSTRTQVTGYQFLARRTAIALTRWRVRMEVEPGRRQNLAVVASISAALVICLGALLYSFISPAGQINESPIIADRDSGALYVRVGDRLYPALNLASARLITGRPDNPHLVRSSQIASLPRGPMVGIPGAPSSFHPTSPGASSWLVCDTVANSTGAGAPSGVTVTVIDGNPDLSHHRRVLTGTDAVVLNYGGDAWVIRDGRRSRIDAANRSVLLPLGLTPEQVSMAKPMSRALYDALPVGPELTVPQIQNAGTGASFPGAPGPIGTVIVTPQISGPQQYSLVLADGVQTLPPLVAQILQNAGPGNTKPVTVEPSALAKMPVVNKLDLSSYPDAPLNVMDIRENPATCWWWQKTSGENRARVQVISGATIPVETKDANRVVSLVKADTTGREADQVFFGPDYANFVAVTGNDPGAKTTESLWWLTDAGARFGVDDTREVREALGLKTKPALAPWVALRLLPQGPTLSRADALVQHDTLPMDMSPGELTVPK; from the coding sequence GTGGCGGAAGAGAGTCGCGGGCAGCGCGGGTCGGGGTACGGCCTTGGGCTGTCGACGCGGACCCAGGTCACCGGCTATCAGTTCCTTGCCCGCCGGACCGCGATAGCGCTGACCCGGTGGCGCGTGCGCATGGAGGTCGAGCCCGGCCGGCGCCAGAACCTGGCCGTGGTGGCATCGATATCGGCCGCGCTGGTGATCTGCCTGGGCGCGCTGCTCTACTCCTTCATCAGCCCGGCCGGCCAGATCAACGAGTCGCCGATCATCGCCGACCGCGACTCGGGCGCCCTGTATGTCCGCGTGGGGGACCGGCTGTATCCCGCGCTGAACCTGGCGTCGGCGCGGCTGATCACCGGGCGTCCCGACAACCCCCACTTGGTTCGGTCGAGCCAGATCGCCAGCCTGCCGCGCGGTCCGATGGTCGGCATCCCGGGCGCGCCGTCGAGTTTCCACCCCACCAGCCCGGGCGCGTCATCGTGGCTGGTCTGCGACACCGTGGCGAACTCGACCGGCGCCGGGGCGCCGTCCGGCGTGACGGTCACCGTGATCGACGGCAACCCCGATCTGAGCCACCACCGGCGGGTGCTGACCGGGACGGACGCGGTGGTGTTGAACTACGGCGGCGACGCGTGGGTGATCCGTGACGGGCGCCGCTCCCGCATCGACGCCGCGAACCGCTCGGTGCTGCTGCCGCTGGGCCTGACCCCCGAGCAGGTCAGCATGGCCAAGCCGATGAGCCGCGCCCTGTATGACGCGTTGCCGGTGGGTCCGGAACTGACGGTGCCCCAGATTCAGAACGCGGGCACCGGTGCGTCGTTCCCGGGTGCACCCGGACCGATCGGCACGGTGATCGTTACCCCGCAAATCAGTGGGCCGCAACAGTATTCGTTGGTGTTGGCCGACGGTGTGCAGACGCTGCCGCCGCTGGTGGCGCAGATCCTGCAGAACGCCGGGCCGGGCAACACCAAACCGGTGACGGTGGAACCGTCCGCGTTGGCGAAGATGCCGGTGGTCAACAAGCTGGATCTGTCGTCCTACCCGGATGCGCCCCTGAACGTGATGGATATCCGCGAGAACCCGGCGACGTGCTGGTGGTGGCAGAAGACCTCCGGTGAAAACCGGGCCCGGGTGCAGGTCATCTCGGGCGCGACCATCCCGGTCGAGACGAAGGACGCCAACCGGGTGGTGTCGCTGGTCAAGGCCGACACCACGGGCCGCGAAGCAGACCAGGTGTTCTTCGGGCCCGACTATGCGAACTTCGTCGCCGTCACCGGAAACGATCCCGGCGCCAAGACGACCGAATCGCTGTGGTGGCTCACGGATGCGGGCGCCCGGTTCGGGGTCGACGACACCCGCGAGGTCCGAGAAGCATTGGGCCTCAAGACGAAACCAGCGCTGGCGCCGTGGGTGGCGCTGCGACTGCTGCCGCAGGGGCCGACGTTGTCGCGCGCGGATGCGCTGGTGCAGCACGACACGCTGCCGATGGATATGTCCCCAGGAGAGTTGACGGTACCGAAGTGA
- a CDS encoding LLM class F420-dependent oxidoreductase codes for MKVSVVAPVADGVTADPEWMVAFARHLEVCGFESIVAVEHTVLLTRYESVYPYDRSGRVGLAPACPIPDPLDLLAFLAGHTTSLGLATGVLVLPNHHPVVLAKRVATLDALSGGRLRLCVGVGWLKEELQACGADFDNRGRRADEQLAVMRALWADQPQGASFHGEFFSFEDVMSYPKPVTAERFPVHIGGHSRAAARRAGRFGDGFQPLGVTGDRLASLIGLMRDEASAAGRDPAALEVSLGHSVTKVDAERAAGLIDQGADRLVLAMPPIADLEQAKDTLSACAQRLSLVS; via the coding sequence ATGAAGGTCTCAGTGGTGGCCCCGGTCGCCGACGGCGTCACCGCGGACCCCGAATGGATGGTGGCCTTCGCGCGCCACCTCGAAGTGTGCGGGTTCGAATCTATCGTCGCCGTCGAGCACACCGTGCTGCTCACGCGTTATGAGAGCGTCTATCCCTACGACCGTTCCGGGCGGGTCGGGCTGGCCCCCGCCTGCCCCATCCCGGACCCGCTCGACCTGCTCGCGTTTCTGGCCGGCCACACCACCAGCCTCGGGCTGGCGACCGGGGTGCTGGTGCTGCCCAACCACCACCCGGTGGTGCTCGCCAAGCGGGTCGCCACCCTCGATGCGCTCTCGGGCGGAAGGCTGCGGCTGTGCGTCGGCGTCGGCTGGCTCAAGGAGGAGCTGCAGGCCTGCGGCGCGGACTTCGACAACCGGGGCAGGCGGGCCGACGAACAACTCGCGGTGATGCGCGCGCTGTGGGCCGACCAACCGCAGGGGGCATCGTTTCACGGCGAATTCTTCAGCTTCGAGGATGTGATGAGCTATCCCAAACCCGTTACCGCGGAACGATTTCCGGTGCACATCGGCGGCCACAGCCGAGCGGCCGCCCGCCGTGCGGGGCGATTCGGCGACGGCTTCCAGCCGCTTGGCGTCACCGGGGACCGGCTCGCGTCGCTGATCGGGCTCATGCGCGACGAGGCCTCGGCGGCGGGCCGCGATCCCGCGGCCCTGGAGGTCTCCCTGGGTCACAGCGTCACCAAGGTCGACGCCGAGCGCGCGGCGGGCCTGATCGATCAGGGCGCCGACCGGCTGGTGTTGGCCATGCCGCCGATCGCCGACCTCGAGCAGGCCAAAGACACCCTGTCGGCGTGTGCGCAGCGGCTGTCACTGGTTTCGTGA
- the eccCa gene encoding type VII secretion protein EccCa, with product MKRGFARPTPEKPPVIKPENIVLPTPLSIPPPEGKPWWLVVVGVLVVGLLIGMVGMTFASGSHVFGGAGAIFPIFMIGGVAMMMFGGRFGGQQQMSRPKLDSMRAQFMLMLDMLRETAHESADSMDANYRWFHPAPTTLAAAVGSSRMWERKPDGKDLNFGVVRVGVGMTRPEVTWGEPQNMPTDIELEPVTGKALQEFGRYQSVVYNLPKMISVLVEPWYSLAGDREQVLGLMRAIVCQLAFSHGPDHVRMIVVSSDLDEWDWVKWLPHFGDPRRQDAAGNARMVYSSVREFAAEQAELFAGRGSFTPRHASSAAQTPTPHTVIIADVVDPQWEYVISGEGVDGVTFFDLTGSAMWSAVPERTLQFDKKGVIEALPRDRDTWMVIDEKPWFFALTDHISIAEAEEFSQKLARWRLAEAYEEIGQRVAHIGARDIMAYYGIDDPGRIDFESLWGSRNDSMGRSRLRAPFGVRSDNGELLFLDMKSLDEGGDGPHGVMSGTTGSGKSTLVRTVIESLMLSHPPEELQFVLADLKGGSAVKPFAGVPHVSRIITDLEEDQALMERFLDALWGEIARRKAICDSAGVDDAKEYNSVRGRMRARGQDMAPLPMLVVVIDEFYEWFRIMPTAVDVLDSIGRQGRAYWIHLMMASQTIESRAEKLMENMGYRLVLKARTAGAAQAAGVPNAVNLPAQAGLGYFRRSLEDIVRFQAEFLWRDYFPRGLTDDGDEAPALVHSIDYVRPQLFTNSFTPLEVSVGGPEVTAPAIPADGDLLEVEGRDEDVEGIRTPKVGTVIIDQLRKIDFQPYRLWQPPLNQPVAIDELVNRFLGHPWQQDYGTARDLVFPIGIIDRPFKHDQPPWTVDTSGPGANVLILGAGGSGKTTALQTLICAAALTHTPEQIQFYCLAYSSTALTTVARLPHVGEVAGPTDPYGVRRTVAELLALVRERKRTFLEYGIASMEVFRRRKFAGEAGPVPNDGFGDVYLVVDNYRALAEENEVLIEQVNVIINQGPSFGVHVVVTADRESELRPPVRSGFGSRVELRLAAVEDAKLVRSRFAKDVPVKPGRGMVAVNYVRLDADPQSGLHTLVARPALASTPDNRFESDSIVEAVSRIATGQAPPVRRLPATFGVEQLREIAARDTRQGVGAGGIAWAISELDLSPVYLNFAENAHLMVTGRRECGRTTTLATIMSEIGRLYAPGATSAPPPPAGQPSAQVWLVDPRRQLLTTLGSDYVEKFAYNLDGVQAMMGELAAVLAGREPPPGLSAEELLSRNWWSGPEIFLIVDDIQQLPAGFDSPLHKAAPWVTRAADVGLHVIVTRTFGGWSSAGSDPMLRALAQANAPLLVMDADPDEGFIRGKMKGGPLPRGRGLLMAEDTGVFVQVAATEIRK from the coding sequence GTGAAACGTGGATTTGCCCGGCCGACGCCGGAGAAGCCCCCGGTCATCAAGCCGGAGAACATCGTCCTTCCGACCCCGCTGAGCATTCCGCCGCCGGAGGGCAAGCCCTGGTGGTTGGTCGTGGTCGGTGTCCTGGTGGTCGGCCTGCTGATCGGCATGGTCGGCATGACCTTCGCCAGCGGCTCGCACGTGTTCGGCGGCGCGGGCGCCATCTTCCCGATCTTCATGATCGGCGGCGTCGCGATGATGATGTTCGGCGGGCGATTCGGCGGCCAGCAGCAGATGAGCAGGCCCAAGCTGGACTCGATGCGGGCCCAGTTCATGCTGATGCTGGACATGCTGCGCGAGACCGCCCACGAGTCCGCCGACAGCATGGACGCCAACTACCGCTGGTTCCACCCCGCGCCCACCACGCTGGCCGCCGCGGTCGGGTCGTCGCGCATGTGGGAACGCAAGCCCGACGGCAAGGACCTCAACTTCGGCGTCGTCCGCGTCGGCGTCGGGATGACGCGCCCCGAGGTGACCTGGGGTGAGCCCCAGAACATGCCGACCGACATCGAGCTCGAGCCGGTGACCGGTAAGGCACTGCAGGAATTCGGGCGCTATCAAAGCGTCGTGTACAACCTGCCCAAGATGATCTCGGTGCTGGTCGAACCGTGGTACTCGCTGGCCGGGGACCGCGAGCAGGTCCTGGGATTGATGCGGGCGATCGTCTGCCAGCTGGCGTTCTCCCACGGTCCCGACCACGTGCGGATGATCGTGGTCAGTTCGGATCTGGACGAATGGGACTGGGTCAAATGGCTGCCGCACTTCGGTGATCCGCGCCGCCAGGACGCCGCGGGCAATGCGCGGATGGTCTACAGCTCGGTGCGCGAGTTCGCCGCCGAGCAGGCCGAATTGTTCGCCGGCCGTGGGTCTTTCACTCCGCGGCACGCCAGTTCGGCCGCCCAGACCCCGACGCCGCACACGGTGATCATCGCCGATGTCGTTGACCCGCAATGGGAGTACGTGATCAGCGGCGAAGGCGTCGACGGGGTGACGTTCTTCGATCTCACCGGCTCGGCGATGTGGAGCGCCGTCCCGGAGCGGACCCTGCAGTTCGACAAGAAGGGTGTGATCGAGGCGCTGCCCCGCGACCGCGACACCTGGATGGTGATCGACGAGAAGCCCTGGTTCTTCGCCCTCACCGACCACATCAGCATCGCCGAGGCGGAGGAGTTCTCGCAGAAGCTGGCGCGCTGGCGCCTGGCCGAGGCGTACGAAGAGATCGGCCAGCGGGTGGCGCACATCGGCGCCCGAGACATCATGGCCTACTACGGAATCGACGATCCCGGCCGCATCGACTTCGAGTCGTTGTGGGGCAGCCGCAACGACTCGATGGGCAGGTCGCGGTTGCGCGCCCCGTTCGGTGTTCGCTCCGACAACGGCGAGCTGTTGTTCTTGGACATGAAGTCGCTGGACGAAGGCGGCGACGGCCCGCACGGGGTCATGTCCGGGACGACGGGTTCGGGGAAATCGACCCTGGTGCGGACCGTGATCGAATCGCTGATGCTCAGCCACCCGCCCGAAGAGCTGCAGTTCGTGCTGGCCGACCTCAAGGGTGGGTCGGCGGTCAAGCCGTTCGCCGGGGTCCCGCACGTGTCCCGGATCATCACCGACCTGGAAGAAGACCAGGCGTTGATGGAGCGCTTCCTCGACGCACTGTGGGGTGAGATCGCGCGTCGTAAGGCGATCTGCGACAGCGCCGGGGTCGACGACGCCAAGGAATACAACTCGGTGCGCGGCCGGATGCGGGCCCGCGGCCAGGACATGGCGCCGCTGCCGATGCTCGTGGTGGTCATCGACGAGTTCTACGAGTGGTTCCGCATCATGCCGACGGCGGTCGACGTCCTCGACTCGATCGGCCGGCAGGGCCGCGCGTACTGGATCCACCTGATGATGGCGTCGCAGACCATCGAGAGCCGCGCCGAAAAGCTCATGGAGAACATGGGTTACCGGCTGGTGCTCAAGGCGCGCACCGCCGGTGCGGCACAGGCGGCCGGCGTGCCCAACGCCGTCAACCTGCCCGCCCAGGCCGGCCTGGGTTACTTCCGCCGCAGCCTGGAGGACATCGTCCGGTTCCAGGCCGAATTCCTGTGGCGGGACTACTTCCCGCGCGGCCTCACCGACGACGGGGACGAGGCGCCGGCGTTGGTGCACAGCATCGACTACGTCCGCCCGCAACTGTTCACCAACTCGTTCACCCCGCTCGAGGTGAGCGTTGGGGGACCCGAGGTCACTGCCCCGGCCATCCCCGCCGATGGCGACCTGCTCGAGGTCGAGGGACGAGACGAGGACGTCGAAGGGATCAGGACGCCCAAGGTCGGTACGGTCATCATCGATCAGCTGCGCAAGATCGACTTCCAGCCCTACCGGCTGTGGCAGCCGCCGCTGAACCAGCCGGTCGCCATTGACGAATTGGTGAACCGGTTCCTCGGTCACCCGTGGCAGCAGGATTACGGCACCGCGCGGGATCTGGTCTTCCCGATCGGGATCATCGACCGCCCGTTCAAGCACGACCAGCCGCCGTGGACGGTCGACACGTCGGGGCCCGGTGCCAACGTCCTGATCCTGGGGGCCGGCGGCTCGGGCAAAACCACCGCGCTGCAGACCCTGATCTGCGCGGCGGCGCTGACCCACACGCCCGAGCAGATCCAGTTCTACTGCCTGGCCTACAGCAGCACCGCGCTGACCACCGTCGCCCGGCTGCCGCACGTCGGCGAGGTGGCCGGTCCGACCGACCCGTACGGCGTGCGCCGCACGGTGGCCGAGCTGCTGGCGTTGGTGCGGGAGCGCAAACGCACCTTCCTCGAGTACGGGATCGCCTCGATGGAGGTGTTCCGGCGCCGGAAGTTCGCCGGTGAGGCGGGCCCCGTGCCCAACGACGGGTTCGGCGACGTCTACCTGGTGGTCGACAACTACCGGGCGCTGGCCGAAGAGAACGAGGTGCTGATCGAGCAGGTGAACGTGATCATCAACCAGGGCCCCTCGTTCGGGGTGCACGTAGTGGTCACCGCCGATCGCGAGTCCGAGTTGCGACCGCCGGTCCGCAGCGGTTTCGGCTCCCGGGTCGAGTTGCGGCTGGCCGCCGTCGAAGACGCCAAGCTGGTGCGGTCCCGGTTCGCCAAGGACGTTCCGGTCAAGCCGGGCCGCGGCATGGTCGCGGTCAACTACGTCCGCCTCGACGCCGACCCGCAGTCCGGTCTGCACACCTTGGTGGCCCGGCCCGCGCTGGCCAGCACGCCGGACAACCGATTCGAGTCCGACAGCATCGTCGAAGCCGTCAGCCGCATCGCGACCGGCCAGGCCCCGCCGGTGCGCCGGCTGCCGGCGACGTTCGGCGTGGAACAACTTCGCGAGATTGCCGCCCGAGACACCCGCCAGGGTGTCGGCGCGGGCGGAATCGCCTGGGCCATCTCGGAATTGGACCTGTCGCCGGTCTATCTCAATTTCGCCGAGAACGCGCACCTGATGGTCACCGGTCGCCGCGAATGTGGGCGGACCACGACGCTGGCCACCATCATGTCCGAGATCGGGCGGCTGTACGCGCCGGGAGCGACGAGCGCACCGCCGCCGCCTGCGGGGCAGCCCTCGGCGCAGGTATGGCTGGTGGACCCGCGGCGTCAGCTGCTGACCACGCTGGGTTCGGACTACGTGGAGAAGTTCGCCTACAACCTCGACGGCGTGCAGGCCATGATGGGCGAACTGGCCGCGGTCCTGGCCGGCCGCGAGCCGCCGCCCGGCCTGTCCGCCGAAGAGCTGCTCTCGCGGAACTGGTGGAGCGGCCCGGAGATCTTCTTGATCGTCGACGACATCCAGCAGCTGCCGGCGGGTTTCGATTCGCCGCTGCACAAGGCCGCGCCTTGGGTGACCCGCGCCGCCGACGTCGGCCTGCACGTGATCGTCACCCGGACGTTCGGTGGTTGGTCGTCTGCGGGCAGCGACCCGATGTTGCGGGCCCTGGCCCAGGCGAACGCGCCCCTGCTGGTGATGGACGCCGACCCCGACGAGGGCTTCATCCGCGGCAAGATGAAGGGTGGTCCGCTGCCCCGCGGCCGTGGCCTGCTGATGGCCGAGGACACCGGCGTGTTCGTTCAGGTCGCGGCGACGGAGATACGCAAGTAG